One candidate division KSB1 bacterium genomic window carries:
- a CDS encoding radical SAM protein, with translation MVHNERVFELYRDCRLCPRQCGVDRTAGKLGVCGESADLRIAAIEAHFGEEPPISGVHGSGTVFFSGCTLRCTFCQNYQISCEHLGEVLSVSQTADRLEALSRRGVHNVNFVTPDHFLPHTLAVVSELRRRGVEVPILYNTSGYCRIESLRLLEGVADMYLPDYKYSDPELSRRLSHAPDYPDVALAALQEMVRQVGFLDAFVEDKPIASRGVLVRHLVLPGHVQNSIDALSTLFIEFGKELPISLMSQYWPARRQSLPEMNRRVTHDEFYTVYEHALSLGFTHLFVQHIRFEEAESEFLPDFRQPRPFKGNLRKENL, from the coding sequence ATGGTTCATAACGAACGAGTTTTCGAGCTGTATCGCGATTGTCGTCTGTGTCCGCGGCAGTGCGGCGTGGATCGAACGGCCGGCAAGCTCGGCGTCTGCGGCGAAAGTGCAGACCTGCGCATCGCCGCCATCGAGGCGCATTTCGGCGAAGAGCCGCCGATTTCGGGCGTGCACGGCTCGGGCACGGTCTTTTTCTCCGGCTGCACCCTGCGCTGCACGTTCTGTCAAAATTACCAGATTTCGTGCGAACATTTAGGGGAAGTACTGAGCGTCTCCCAAACGGCGGATCGTTTGGAAGCTCTCAGCCGGCGCGGCGTTCACAACGTCAACTTTGTCACGCCCGACCATTTTCTGCCGCACACGCTGGCCGTCGTGTCCGAACTGCGTCGGCGCGGCGTCGAGGTTCCGATTCTTTACAACACTTCCGGCTACTGCCGGATCGAATCGCTGCGCCTGCTCGAGGGAGTCGCCGACATGTACCTGCCCGATTACAAGTATTCGGATCCGGAGCTGTCGCGGCGGCTGTCGCATGCGCCGGACTATCCCGACGTCGCCTTGGCGGCGCTGCAGGAAATGGTTCGTCAAGTCGGGTTTCTCGATGCCTTTGTCGAAGACAAGCCGATTGCCTCGCGCGGCGTCTTGGTGCGCCACCTCGTTCTGCCGGGGCACGTGCAAAACTCGATCGACGCTTTGAGCACTCTGTTCATCGAGTTCGGCAAAGAGCTGCCGATCAGCCTAATGTCGCAGTACTGGCCGGCGCGCCGGCAATCGCTGCCCGAAATGAACCGCCGTGTGACTCACGACGAGTTTTATACGGTTTATGAACACGCTCTCTCGCTCGGATTTACCCATCTGTTTGTCCAGCATATCCGATTCGAAGAAGCCGAGAGCGAATTTCTTCCCGATTTCAGACAACCCCGCCCCTTTAAAGGCAACCTACGCAAGGAGAATCTATGA
- a CDS encoding NUDIX domain-containing protein, with protein MEPEKVLVSYQAAGGVVVEDDRYLILFRPKKGEYRLPKGHIEPDESPEQAAQREVEEETGCSVEILADLGQMLVEFDWGNRHYSRQEHYFLMKLKNGQVCGAAEEQFEPMWLPYDEAHKRLTFAAEKEWLRRAKNALEGRR; from the coding sequence GTGGAACCGGAAAAAGTTTTGGTCAGCTACCAGGCCGCCGGCGGAGTGGTGGTCGAGGACGACCGTTATTTAATTCTCTTTCGCCCTAAAAAAGGCGAATATCGCCTGCCGAAAGGACATATCGAGCCGGATGAGTCGCCGGAGCAGGCGGCGCAGCGCGAAGTAGAAGAAGAAACCGGTTGTTCTGTGGAAATTCTTGCCGATTTGGGGCAGATGCTGGTGGAATTCGATTGGGGAAACCGACACTATTCCCGCCAAGAGCATTATTTCCTGATGAAGCTGAAAAACGGCCAAGTCTGCGGTGCGGCCGAGGAACAATTCGAGCCGATGTGGTTGCCGTATGATGAGGCGCACAAACGGTTGACCTTCGCCGCCGAAAAAGAGTGGCTGCGCCGGGCGAAAAACGCCCTGGAGGGCCGCCGCTGA
- a CDS encoding carbohydrate binding domain-containing protein, with amino-acid sequence MNRWVMLIVFCLGLFLSLPLQAELKVAITSPKNGEVLAPCGDVKITFDVDFTGESFKDLRVYVNGMYRGVVRKEPWEFLWKKAVRGAYVLQAQLRTTDNKEAWSDPVRIKIGPVSAAEKAQNGSFECSTMAPWNLNVNSGSGASARATVIDEAYFDDPNYLMVEITSGGSYNWHVQLQQNIPVDSGHVYLISFMADADVKKTINISMQENQDPWAVQWAMDIDIEGANLYGPYEFEAVRTDPSNHIRFNIGANTTTFYIDDIRVIDTSASGVKAKEYDFTGTVKEFELLAAYPNPFNMQTLIPFRLSQAADIDLAVYNLRGERIKTLAQGRWEAGQHQIGWNGLDETQQVVSAGVYFYRLIVNDKRPYELSRKLVLVK; translated from the coding sequence ATGAATCGTTGGGTAATGCTGATTGTCTTTTGCTTGGGGCTTTTTCTTTCACTGCCGCTTCAGGCCGAGCTGAAAGTCGCCATCACCAGCCCTAAAAACGGCGAAGTTTTGGCCCCGTGCGGCGATGTCAAAATAACCTTTGATGTCGATTTTACCGGCGAGAGCTTTAAAGACCTGCGGGTCTATGTCAACGGCATGTACCGCGGCGTCGTACGCAAGGAACCGTGGGAATTTTTGTGGAAAAAGGCCGTTCGCGGCGCTTATGTTCTGCAGGCGCAACTGCGCACGACGGACAATAAGGAAGCCTGGTCTGATCCGGTGCGCATCAAGATCGGACCGGTGTCGGCCGCCGAAAAGGCCCAAAACGGCAGCTTTGAATGCAGCACCATGGCGCCGTGGAATTTGAACGTCAACAGCGGTTCCGGCGCCAGCGCCAGAGCAACGGTTATTGATGAGGCCTATTTTGACGACCCAAACTATCTGATGGTCGAGATCACCAGCGGCGGCAGCTACAACTGGCACGTCCAACTGCAGCAAAACATTCCAGTGGACTCCGGCCATGTCTATCTGATTTCTTTCATGGCCGACGCCGATGTAAAGAAAACCATCAACATATCGATGCAGGAAAACCAGGATCCGTGGGCGGTGCAATGGGCTATGGATATCGACATCGAAGGCGCCAATTTGTACGGTCCCTATGAATTCGAGGCCGTGCGCACCGACCCCTCGAATCACATCCGCTTCAACATCGGCGCCAATACCACGACGTTTTACATCGATGACATCCGCGTCATCGACACCTCGGCGAGCGGCGTAAAGGCCAAAGAATATGACTTTACCGGTACAGTAAAAGAGTTCGAGCTGCTTGCCGCTTACCCGAACCCCTTCAATATGCAGACCCTCATTCCGTTCCGTCTTTCTCAGGCGGCGGATATCGATCTGGCTGTGTACAATCTGCGCGGCGAGCGGATCAAGACACTGGCGCAGGGCCGCTGGGAAGCCGGTCAACACCAGATCGGCTGGAACGGCCTGGATGAAACGCAGCAGGTGGTTTCCGCAGGCGTCTACTTTTATCGCCTGATCGTCAACGACAAGCGTCCCTATGAGCTCAGCCGCAAGCTGGTTCTGGTAAAATAG
- a CDS encoding MFS transporter codes for MKKKLPFAVIALGLTSLFTDIATEMIYPLVPVFVSLLGAGAMALGVIEGLAESIASLLKLFSGVWTDRTGRRKRMTVIGYTISTVFRPLTGFATSVWQIVAVRAADRVGKGIRTSPRDALLAAAAPPEIRGKAFGFHRAMDHTGAVIGPLVSLLLLTLLAGTFHVTEPMTLLRRVFQLAIIPGALAVFMLLFFVKEPPDSGRSPEAFRFSLKPFDRRYTRFLAVILLFTLGNSSDAFLLYRAHEALQLNRSLLDKLAALPIFTSLSSVFNQTTLQQLIDILFLPLFWSFFHIIKVIFSTPFGALSDRIGRRRVISTGWIIYAVVYACFAFLHRLPQAVQLPAIFILFSVYALYYALCEGAEKALIADLVQPSLRGSAFGLYHFTVGLAAFPASLLFGTLYSLFGGSVAFLTGAALAAVSVILLTAWVKLPKTK; via the coding sequence ATGAAGAAAAAACTGCCGTTTGCGGTCATTGCTTTGGGCCTGACCAGCCTGTTTACCGACATTGCGACGGAAATGATCTATCCGTTGGTACCGGTGTTCGTTTCTTTGCTCGGCGCAGGCGCCATGGCGCTGGGCGTCATCGAAGGCCTGGCCGAGAGCATCGCCTCGCTGCTGAAATTGTTCAGCGGCGTATGGACGGACAGGACCGGTCGGCGCAAGCGGATGACGGTGATCGGCTATACGATCTCGACCGTGTTTCGGCCGCTGACCGGATTCGCCACCTCGGTCTGGCAGATCGTAGCGGTGCGGGCGGCCGATCGGGTCGGCAAAGGCATCCGCACATCGCCGCGCGATGCGCTGCTCGCCGCTGCCGCCCCGCCGGAAATCCGCGGCAAGGCGTTCGGCTTTCATCGCGCCATGGACCACACCGGCGCGGTCATTGGACCGCTGGTCTCATTGCTGCTCTTGACGCTTTTAGCCGGAACATTTCACGTCACAGAGCCGATGACGCTGCTGCGCCGCGTCTTTCAGCTGGCAATCATTCCCGGTGCATTGGCCGTGTTCATGCTTTTATTCTTTGTCAAAGAACCGCCCGATTCAGGCCGGTCTCCCGAAGCTTTTCGCTTCTCGCTGAAACCCTTCGACCGCCGCTATACCCGTTTTCTGGCCGTCATTTTGTTATTCACTTTGGGCAATTCGTCCGATGCCTTTCTCCTTTATCGGGCTCATGAAGCGCTGCAGCTCAACCGCAGCCTTTTAGATAAACTGGCGGCTTTGCCGATCTTTACCTCGCTTTCCTCGGTTTTCAATCAAACAACGCTGCAGCAGCTCATCGACATCCTCTTCCTGCCGCTGTTTTGGTCGTTCTTTCATATCATCAAAGTCATTTTTTCGACGCCGTTCGGGGCGCTTTCCGACCGGATCGGCCGCCGACGAGTCATCTCAACGGGTTGGATCATCTATGCCGTCGTTTATGCTTGTTTTGCATTTTTGCATCGACTTCCTCAGGCCGTCCAGCTGCCGGCAATCTTTATCCTCTTTTCCGTCTATGCGCTCTATTATGCGCTCTGCGAAGGCGCCGAAAAAGCGTTGATCGCGGATCTGGTGCAGCCGTCTCTGCGCGGCAGCGCTTTCGGATTGTATCATTTTACCGTGGGATTGGCAGCTTTTCCGGCCAGTCTGTTGTTCGGCACGCTCTACAGTCTGTTCGGCGGCAGCGTTGCATTTTTGACCGGCGCCGCTCTGGCGGCAGTGTCCGTAATTCTGCTGACCGCATGGGTCAAGCTGCCGAAAACAAAGTAA